A stretch of the Candidatus Neomarinimicrobiota bacterium genome encodes the following:
- the acpS gene encoding holo-ACP synthase, whose translation MQNNYAVGTDIVEIDRIREMHEHHGERFFNHIFSRQEVAWCKERADPDIHLAGRFAAKEAVKKALLTLGEKNIPLIDIEILRDDGPPSVNVGSSIKNKYDFQISISHTQRYATAVAIVECR comes from the coding sequence ATGCAGAATAATTATGCGGTAGGAACCGATATTGTTGAAATAGACAGAATTCGTGAGATGCATGAGCATCATGGAGAGAGATTCTTTAATCACATATTCTCACGTCAAGAGGTTGCATGGTGTAAAGAGCGCGCCGACCCGGACATCCATCTGGCCGGCCGCTTTGCGGCAAAGGAGGCAGTGAAGAAAGCTCTCCTCACGCTTGGTGAGAAGAATATCCCTCTTATCGATATTGAAATCTTGCGCGATGATGGTCCTCCTTCCGTAAATGTCGGTTCTTCCATCAAGAATAAATATGATTTTCAGATCTCCATTTCACATACACAGCGGTATGCCACCGCGGTGGCCATCGTAGAGTGCCGATGA
- a CDS encoding HAD-IA family hydrolase, producing MIKAVIFDLDNTLLDFIKMKQNAIRASVDSMIEAGLDIDAEKAYNDIMHLYETQGWENQEVFNDFLKQEHGSVDFKFLAAGIVAYRRAREASLMLYPNVQRTLITLAKMGIKLAVVSDAPTREAWLRIYYLNLHHLFDLVLTFDDVGERKPSPKGFQLVLDRLKLDPAEVLMVGDWPERDVVGASKLGIRTVFAQYGDTFGTKDSGADWDVENVYEIVNIVESLNAE from the coding sequence ATGATTAAGGCTGTTATATTCGATCTGGATAACACACTTCTTGATTTTATCAAGATGAAACAGAATGCCATCCGTGCCTCTGTAGATTCCATGATAGAAGCCGGCCTTGATATAGATGCCGAGAAGGCTTATAACGACATTATGCATCTTTACGAAACGCAGGGGTGGGAGAATCAGGAAGTATTCAACGATTTTCTTAAGCAAGAGCACGGGAGCGTCGATTTCAAGTTTCTAGCGGCCGGGATCGTTGCCTATCGGCGAGCGCGCGAGGCCTCACTGATGCTTTATCCCAATGTGCAGCGCACTCTCATCACTTTGGCCAAGATGGGCATAAAGCTGGCCGTGGTTTCGGATGCTCCTACAAGAGAAGCGTGGCTGAGAATCTACTACCTCAATCTGCACCATCTCTTCGATCTCGTCTTGACATTCGACGATGTTGGGGAACGTAAACCGTCACCAAAGGGATTTCAACTGGTCCTGGACAGGCTGAAGCTGGATCCGGCTGAAGTGCTCATGGTGGGAGACTGGCCGGAGCGGGACGTTGTCGGTGCGTCAAAACTGGGTATCCGTACCGTCTTTGCTCAGTACGGTGATACGTTCGGCACAAAAGATTCGGGTGCTGACTGGGACGTAGAGAATGTCTATGAAATTGTCAATATCGTGGAATCTCTAAATGCAGAATAA
- a CDS encoding tetratricopeptide repeat protein: MIRSIKHLSALVLLIGYFLSAQSGEDLLSEGQSLIEQGLTDSAEAVLKRAVDINPLFAEAYFQLSRIAIMKYDLDSSGKYLRNAIENDEYNEVYRQEFDRIRGLNSLLGNATRSLNGGEASASISKFEKVMEEYPEFTPPALYYIGLANMRDDMISEAAASFRAAIASDPSYERPRVALKGITDKTYNKGNQSLRRGDYDGAATSFEDVLKLDPEYHRAHFQLGYINTKLGEYGKAIERYQKTVALAPDYAKGWFALALAQQRNGDIDSALKSLDRATETDPYYAKAYSQKGTIHLKMGDYDAAASAYNQAIQADPSYAKAYEDLGKIFVQQKRWSEAVNTLMTATALNGKSAVAWSMLAQAHNAQGSCELAKEAAHESIDGKADFAPAWFELAMAEKCLGNKTAALNALEKARKDRSWRKAAEYEIDKIKNPDKFK; the protein is encoded by the coding sequence ATGATACGAAGCATCAAACACTTATCAGCATTGGTTCTTTTAATTGGCTACTTTCTTTCTGCGCAAAGCGGTGAAGATCTTTTGTCCGAGGGACAGAGTTTAATTGAACAAGGTTTGACCGATTCGGCAGAGGCGGTGCTTAAGAGGGCAGTGGATATCAATCCACTCTTCGCTGAAGCCTATTTTCAGCTGAGTCGGATAGCAATCATGAAGTATGACCTCGACAGTTCCGGAAAATACCTGAGAAATGCCATCGAGAACGACGAATACAATGAAGTATACCGTCAAGAGTTCGACAGGATTCGTGGGCTAAATTCCCTCTTAGGCAATGCCACACGGAGCCTTAACGGCGGTGAAGCTTCTGCATCTATTAGCAAGTTTGAGAAAGTAATGGAGGAGTATCCTGAATTCACACCCCCCGCACTCTATTATATTGGTCTTGCGAACATGAGAGACGATATGATCAGCGAAGCGGCCGCTTCTTTCAGGGCAGCTATAGCCAGTGATCCATCCTACGAAAGACCACGGGTAGCCCTAAAAGGGATAACTGATAAAACGTATAATAAAGGTAATCAGTCCCTGAGACGGGGTGACTATGACGGGGCCGCAACAAGCTTCGAAGATGTGTTGAAACTTGACCCGGAATACCACCGCGCTCACTTTCAGCTGGGTTACATCAACACAAAACTGGGCGAGTACGGTAAAGCTATCGAACGCTATCAGAAGACTGTTGCACTGGCTCCTGATTACGCCAAGGGGTGGTTTGCACTAGCCCTCGCTCAACAGAGAAATGGTGATATCGATAGTGCGCTTAAATCTCTGGATCGTGCCACTGAGACAGATCCCTATTATGCCAAAGCGTATTCACAGAAAGGGACAATCCATCTCAAGATGGGTGATTACGATGCAGCTGCATCAGCGTATAACCAGGCAATACAAGCCGATCCTTCATATGCCAAGGCGTATGAGGACCTGGGCAAGATATTTGTGCAGCAGAAACGGTGGAGTGAGGCTGTCAACACCTTGATGACAGCAACTGCCTTGAATGGTAAATCGGCGGTTGCATGGTCCATGCTGGCTCAGGCGCATAATGCTCAAGGTTCCTGTGAATTAGCCAAGGAGGCGGCTCACGAGTCCATCGATGGGAAAGCAGACTTTGCGCCGGCCTGGTTTGAACTGGCGATGGCGGAGAAATGTCTGGGTAACAAAACGGCAGCCTTGAATGCGCTTGAAAAAGCGCGCAAAGACAGATCGTGGCGTAAGGCGGCTGAATACGAAATCGACAAGATAAAGAATCCGGATAAGTTTAAATGA
- the secG gene encoding preprotein translocase subunit SecG, with product MYGFLIFLHVVVSILLITVILMQASRGGGLSGTFGAGASTAIFGGRGAGSFLSKVTVGLAIAFMTLAILISLVNVPSASNESIVKQRAEGETVSPAVDLPVPLSLPEAREK from the coding sequence ATGTACGGTTTTCTGATTTTCTTGCATGTGGTTGTTAGTATCTTGCTGATAACTGTGATTCTGATGCAAGCCAGTCGCGGCGGTGGTCTGTCTGGCACTTTTGGTGCGGGAGCTTCAACGGCCATCTTTGGCGGGCGGGGCGCCGGCAGTTTTCTCAGTAAAGTAACAGTTGGATTGGCTATCGCCTTTATGACACTTGCTATTCTTATTAGTCTCGTGAATGTTCCTTCGGCGAGCAACGAATCGATTGTCAAGCAGAGGGCAGAAGGAGAAACAGTTTCACCAGCCGTAGATCTTCCTGTACCACTTTCATTGCCGGAAGCGAGAGAGAAATAG
- the tpiA gene encoding triose-phosphate isomerase translates to MNNRRRLIAANWKMYKTAQESFTYVQLLKNKILDIDEVDIILCAPYTSLFHIGPLFEEENLQLGAQNMALQREGAFTGEISSTMLKTSGSHWVIIGHSERRNLYQETDETVASKTSLAIAEGLRPIVCIGESLQQRERGATVDVLRHQFDAVFTTLATGTVEKVVIAYEPVWAIGTGLNADPQQILEAHSTIRGMLTETFEDEANSVRILYGGSVNGDNCKELIEVEEVDGFLVGGASLEVEKFEKIIRAAI, encoded by the coding sequence ATGAATAACCGCAGACGATTAATAGCGGCGAACTGGAAGATGTATAAAACAGCCCAGGAAAGTTTTACTTATGTCCAGTTGCTGAAGAATAAGATTTTGGACATAGATGAGGTCGATATTATATTATGCGCTCCTTATACTTCGCTCTTTCACATAGGTCCTCTATTCGAAGAGGAAAACCTGCAGCTGGGTGCACAAAATATGGCTCTCCAAAGAGAAGGTGCATTCACCGGTGAGATATCTTCCACTATGCTGAAAACCTCAGGATCCCACTGGGTTATCATCGGGCATTCAGAAAGGAGGAATCTTTACCAGGAGACTGACGAAACTGTCGCGTCAAAAACTTCTCTTGCTATTGCTGAGGGACTCAGGCCAATTGTCTGCATCGGTGAGAGTCTTCAGCAGCGAGAGCGCGGGGCAACAGTGGATGTTCTGCGACATCAGTTTGATGCTGTGTTCACAACTCTGGCAACGGGTACAGTCGAAAAGGTAGTGATTGCCTACGAGCCTGTCTGGGCAATCGGGACGGGACTTAATGCTGACCCGCAGCAGATCCTGGAAGCACACAGCACAATTAGAGGTATGCTGACAGAGACATTTGAAGACGAAGCGAACTCTGTCAGAATCCTTTACGGGGGCAGCGTCAATGGTGACAATTGCAAGGAACTGATTGAAGTAGAGGAAGTTGACGGTTTTCTGGTGGGAGGAGCGAGTCTGGAAGTTGAGAAATTTGAGAAAATTATCAGAGCAGCGATCTGA
- a CDS encoding phosphoglycerate kinase, producing the protein MISTVTQLELKRQRILVRVDFNVPLENDLVADDFRVRSALPTINYCLEEGASLILMSHLGRPGGMRKDELSLIPVGETLSDLLELPIKFSEDCVSEDAVDVSHNLVPGEVHLLENLRFHAGETSNDPEFARKLSRHSSKYINDAFGTAHRAHASNVGVALSSVDRAAGLLMEKEYHYLHQAVTSPKRPLTIILGGAKIGTKLSLIRRFLREADNILIGGGMAFTFLKADGQTVGQSLVEDEMIDTAKNILEKSVSSVARLRLPLDFVVTDDVASGRAKGEKNMHDIEEDEIGVDIGEQTMMRFKEVIDQSATVIWNGPMGIFEVEAFSHGTAAMTKTVAAATSRGATTILGGGDTAAAVRKFRQHENISHISTGGGASLALLAGADLPAFEALGVS; encoded by the coding sequence GTGATCAGCACAGTAACACAGTTGGAGTTGAAAAGACAGCGAATCTTAGTCCGGGTCGATTTTAACGTACCGCTTGAGAACGATCTTGTAGCGGATGATTTTCGTGTTCGGTCTGCATTGCCTACCATCAATTACTGTCTTGAGGAAGGGGCGTCCCTGATCCTGATGTCGCACCTCGGCCGTCCCGGAGGAATGAGAAAAGATGAACTCAGTTTGATTCCTGTTGGCGAAACACTCTCAGATTTACTGGAACTGCCGATAAAGTTTTCTGAAGATTGTGTGTCAGAAGATGCTGTCGATGTTTCGCACAATCTCGTGCCCGGCGAAGTTCACCTGCTGGAGAATCTACGCTTTCACGCTGGTGAAACATCAAACGATCCAGAATTTGCGCGAAAACTGTCACGGCATAGTTCAAAGTATATCAATGATGCCTTCGGCACTGCCCATCGTGCTCACGCCTCGAACGTGGGGGTTGCCTTATCCTCTGTTGACAGAGCGGCAGGCTTACTTATGGAGAAGGAGTATCATTATTTGCATCAGGCGGTTACCAGTCCGAAAAGACCGCTGACTATCATTTTGGGCGGAGCCAAGATCGGCACAAAACTTTCTTTGATCAGAAGATTTCTGCGCGAAGCCGATAATATTCTCATTGGTGGCGGGATGGCCTTCACTTTTCTGAAAGCTGACGGTCAGACAGTAGGACAGTCGCTGGTGGAAGATGAAATGATTGATACGGCGAAAAATATTCTGGAAAAGTCCGTAAGCTCGGTAGCCAGGCTGCGATTGCCGCTGGATTTTGTTGTCACTGATGATGTAGCTTCCGGCCGCGCCAAAGGCGAAAAGAACATGCATGATATAGAGGAAGACGAAATAGGGGTGGATATTGGTGAGCAGACGATGATGCGATTTAAAGAAGTGATAGATCAGAGTGCCACAGTCATCTGGAACGGACCGATGGGAATCTTTGAAGTAGAAGCGTTCAGTCACGGTACAGCAGCGATGACAAAGACAGTTGCGGCGGCTACATCCCGGGGTGCAACCACCATCCTTGGCGGTGGAGATACTGCCGCAGCCGTCCGGAAATTTCGACAGCATGAAAATATATCTCATATTTCTACAGGTGGCGGGGCGTCGTTGGCACTCTTGGCGGGCGCTGATCTGCCTGCCTTTGAGGCTCTTGGGGTGTCTTGA
- a CDS encoding ComF family protein, whose amino-acid sequence MLGNWVEKLSLGDTLDAAFSGWYFDEVLQLIVHALKYDEKRSVAGELSRRLAGMLRDEIEKMRLDAVVPIPLHVTKLRQRGFNQSESIAEPLAEQLGIAYVPNLLRRRRNTVSQTTLSLQGREKNVAGAFMVSGMSDHERILIVDDILTSGATVSSSAMALKESGAKFVAVVTVGTPYL is encoded by the coding sequence ATGCTCGGCAACTGGGTCGAGAAGCTTTCTCTGGGTGATACACTGGACGCCGCTTTCTCAGGATGGTATTTCGATGAAGTTCTTCAGCTAATTGTTCATGCGCTCAAGTACGATGAGAAGCGGTCAGTGGCCGGCGAACTGTCCAGGCGGTTGGCCGGAATGTTAAGGGATGAGATCGAGAAAATGAGGTTGGATGCCGTGGTGCCGATTCCGCTCCATGTGACAAAATTGCGCCAGCGTGGATTTAATCAGAGCGAATCCATTGCGGAACCTCTGGCTGAACAACTGGGTATCGCATACGTCCCGAACCTTCTTCGCCGCCGCAGGAATACCGTCTCCCAGACGACGCTTTCGCTGCAGGGGAGGGAGAAAAATGTTGCCGGTGCATTTATGGTGTCCGGAATGAGTGATCATGAAAGAATCCTCATCGTGGATGACATTCTGACTTCGGGGGCAACTGTCTCTTCGTCTGCTATGGCATTGAAGGAATCAGGAGCAAAATTTGTTGCTGTGGTGACAGTTGGAACGCCATACCTTTAG
- the gdhA gene encoding NADP-specific glutamate dehydrogenase — translation MYSSIDDFMNMIAEKNHGEKEFQQAVHEVVESLWDYVQANPQYVTGRILERMTEPERVLMFRVPWRNDRGEIEVNRGYRIEFNSAIGPYKGGLRFHPSVNLSILKFLGFEQVFKNSLTTLPMGGGKGGSNFDPKGKSDNEVMSFCQSFMTELQRHIGPQTDVPAGDIGVGAREIGFLYGQYKRLRNEFTGVLTGKALNWGGSLIRPEATGYGTVYFAQEMLGTRNESVEGKSVSISGSGNVAQFAAEKVLDLGGKPITFSDSGGSIHDPDGINREKLAYILELKNIKRGRIHEYAEKYGCQYMEGERPWSVKCDVALPCATENEINAEEAKTLADNGCVCVAEGANMPTEPDAIHVFQKNGVLYGPGKAANAGGVAVSGLEMAQNAMRIQWSREEVDQKLHSIMKSIHEQCLEYGNDNGMMNYVKGANIAGFIKVADSMLDQGVI, via the coding sequence ATGTATTCATCAATCGACGATTTCATGAATATGATTGCTGAAAAGAATCATGGAGAAAAGGAGTTTCAGCAGGCAGTACACGAAGTTGTGGAATCTCTCTGGGATTACGTTCAGGCAAATCCGCAGTACGTGACGGGCAGGATTCTGGAGCGGATGACGGAGCCGGAGCGTGTCCTCATGTTCCGTGTGCCGTGGCGGAACGATCGGGGAGAAATCGAGGTTAATAGGGGTTATCGAATCGAGTTCAACTCTGCTATTGGACCTTACAAAGGCGGATTGAGATTTCACCCGTCTGTAAACCTCTCCATTCTCAAGTTCCTTGGATTTGAACAGGTATTCAAGAACAGTCTTACTACACTTCCCATGGGCGGCGGCAAGGGCGGATCGAATTTTGATCCGAAGGGAAAATCTGATAACGAAGTCATGAGCTTCTGCCAGTCCTTCATGACGGAGCTTCAGCGGCACATCGGTCCGCAGACAGATGTTCCCGCCGGAGATATCGGTGTGGGCGCGAGAGAAATCGGATTCCTTTACGGTCAGTACAAACGTCTTCGCAATGAATTCACGGGCGTTCTCACAGGAAAGGCTCTTAACTGGGGCGGCAGTCTGATCAGGCCTGAGGCAACCGGCTACGGAACCGTTTATTTCGCGCAGGAGATGCTTGGAACAAGAAACGAATCAGTTGAAGGCAAGAGTGTTTCGATTTCCGGCTCAGGCAATGTGGCACAGTTCGCCGCCGAGAAGGTTCTCGATCTGGGAGGAAAACCGATTACATTCTCGGATTCCGGCGGCAGCATCCACGATCCGGACGGCATCAACAGAGAAAAGCTGGCATATATTCTTGAGCTCAAGAATATAAAGCGGGGCCGGATTCACGAATATGCTGAGAAATATGGTTGTCAGTATATGGAAGGTGAACGTCCCTGGAGCGTCAAGTGCGACGTTGCGCTTCCGTGTGCTACTGAGAATGAAATCAATGCTGAAGAGGCCAAGACGCTCGCGGATAACGGCTGTGTCTGTGTTGCCGAGGGGGCAAATATGCCTACCGAGCCTGACGCCATTCACGTCTTCCAGAAGAATGGAGTACTATACGGACCTGGAAAGGCAGCCAACGCCGGTGGAGTAGCCGTATCCGGATTAGAGATGGCTCAGAATGCTATGCGGATTCAGTGGTCCAGAGAAGAAGTAGATCAGAAACTGCACAGCATCATGAAGAGTATTCATGAGCAATGTCTTGAATACGGCAATGATAACGGAATGATGAATTACGTCAAGGGCGCAAACATTGCCGGGTTCATTAAGGTAGCCGATTCAATGCTCGATCAGGGTGTAATCTAG
- a CDS encoding PEP/pyruvate-binding domain-containing protein produces the protein MVKQSEADRLPRWDYHDLMLHRVHEILLVASPYDAYILEEDGRLTEQILSEYLGMNLSYAPRVWRASSASEALEMLSRRHYDLIITLLRITDMDPNAFGRRVKQNYPNTPVILLVYDVTEISHIRDHLQPEAIDRTFVWSGNANVFPVIIKYIEDRQNVKRDIQRGDVRAIIIVEDNPLYYSIILPLVYAEILYHTRALMDRSLNDTHRLLRLRARPKILLATEYEEAQNYVEMCGENLLGIISDVRFPRKGQKDPNAGYRLIQWVREKEPLMPILFQSSNLNLKATADELRTAFLYKHSKTLIHDLRTFIKENFGFGDFVFRAPNGKEVARATTFHEMEKLLLTVTDESIVYHATRNHFSNWLAARGEFSIASQVRIVQISDFPDAQTLREYLVSCIEMTRHVHYSGRVYQYKEGPIDPSSNFIRVRGGSLGGKARGLAFATNLIEQKDLQKSFPNVTIRIPRIAVVATDEFDDFMNKNDLWQFVFDVSDFDAIKRKFLSAQLSKEVIRFLKTYLGQLEAPLAIRSSGLLEDMHFQSLAGLYATYMISNRSGSLTARVKKVSAAIKLVYASMFSNEVKVAMEASSHLIEDEKMAIIIQELVGETKNNRFYPTFSGVGQSLNYYPVSYMKREEGAVHVALGLGKTIAEGGKALRFSPKYPSILPQFYSTEAILENSQTAFYALDLTKEVHPHDINEEDNLDLLPLSVAEEDGTLRHVGSVITAQDDIVRDSLSYEGPRVVTFANILKTDTFPLSDISAHLLDAGHAALGCPVEAEFACNISDDPEIKSEFCLLQVRPMTIDTLDRNIQLKTIDEDSIVCRSSLALGNGRIEDLSDVVFVKPAVFDTAKTGEMASEIAEFNREMRGRTRYLLMGPGRWGSADPWLGIPVKWDHISRVKVIVEVGLEEVPIDPSFGSHFFQNVTSFHLGYLTVSHKGGHDFIDWDWLGDQPVYRQSPLVTWVRLENPLSIWIDGQTGMAVIRESVSIRKENGLA, from the coding sequence ATGGTGAAGCAATCTGAAGCCGACAGGCTTCCGCGCTGGGACTACCACGATCTAATGTTGCACCGGGTGCACGAGATTCTCTTGGTGGCGTCGCCTTACGACGCCTACATCCTGGAAGAGGACGGCCGGCTGACTGAACAGATACTTTCAGAGTATCTCGGAATGAACCTCAGCTATGCGCCGAGGGTATGGCGCGCCTCCAGCGCATCGGAAGCATTGGAAATGCTCTCGCGCCGTCATTATGATCTTATCATTACTCTTCTCAGGATCACCGATATGGACCCCAATGCGTTTGGCCGCCGCGTGAAGCAGAACTATCCCAACACTCCCGTTATCTTGCTGGTCTATGACGTCACTGAAATCAGCCATATTCGCGATCATCTTCAGCCGGAGGCCATTGACAGAACATTTGTCTGGAGCGGCAATGCAAACGTTTTCCCGGTGATCATTAAGTACATTGAAGACAGACAGAACGTTAAACGCGATATTCAGCGGGGTGATGTGCGGGCAATCATTATTGTTGAGGATAATCCGCTCTACTATTCCATCATTCTGCCTCTCGTCTATGCAGAGATTCTCTATCACACCAGGGCGCTTATGGATCGCAGTCTTAACGATACTCATCGGCTGCTAAGATTGCGCGCCCGCCCGAAGATCCTTTTAGCAACGGAATACGAAGAAGCTCAAAACTATGTGGAGATGTGCGGTGAAAACCTCCTCGGCATCATCTCTGATGTTCGCTTTCCCCGCAAAGGGCAGAAGGATCCCAATGCCGGCTACCGGCTCATTCAGTGGGTCAGGGAAAAAGAGCCGCTTATGCCGATCCTTTTTCAGTCGTCGAATCTTAATCTCAAAGCTACTGCTGATGAATTAAGAACAGCTTTCTTATACAAGCATTCAAAAACACTGATACACGACCTTAGGACTTTCATTAAGGAGAATTTTGGTTTTGGTGATTTTGTATTTCGCGCACCGAACGGTAAAGAAGTAGCCCGCGCTACAACATTTCATGAAATGGAAAAACTGCTGTTGACCGTAACCGACGAATCCATTGTTTATCATGCCACCAGGAATCATTTCTCAAACTGGCTGGCAGCCCGGGGAGAATTCTCCATCGCATCTCAGGTCAGGATTGTTCAGATATCTGATTTTCCGGATGCGCAGACTTTGCGTGAGTATCTGGTGAGCTGCATAGAGATGACAAGGCATGTCCACTATTCTGGACGCGTCTACCAGTACAAAGAGGGACCTATCGATCCCTCCTCGAACTTCATTCGTGTCCGTGGAGGTTCGCTGGGAGGAAAGGCCCGCGGGCTGGCATTCGCCACCAATCTCATCGAGCAAAAGGATCTGCAAAAGTCTTTTCCAAATGTGACCATCCGAATTCCACGAATTGCTGTTGTGGCGACTGATGAGTTTGACGATTTCATGAACAAGAATGATCTCTGGCAGTTTGTTTTTGACGTTTCCGATTTTGACGCAATAAAGAGAAAGTTTCTTTCAGCGCAACTCTCGAAAGAAGTTATCCGTTTCCTCAAGACGTATCTTGGTCAGCTGGAAGCGCCTCTTGCGATCCGTTCATCCGGACTTCTGGAAGATATGCATTTCCAGTCTCTTGCTGGTCTCTACGCCACATACATGATTTCGAACCGATCCGGATCTCTCACCGCCAGGGTCAAGAAGGTAAGTGCTGCCATCAAACTAGTCTATGCCTCTATGTTCTCAAACGAAGTGAAGGTCGCCATGGAGGCATCCTCTCATCTAATAGAAGACGAAAAGATGGCTATCATCATCCAAGAGTTGGTTGGTGAAACCAAGAACAACCGCTTCTATCCGACCTTCAGTGGTGTCGGACAGAGCTTGAATTACTATCCCGTTTCCTACATGAAGCGTGAGGAAGGCGCGGTTCATGTGGCGCTGGGCTTGGGCAAGACCATCGCCGAAGGGGGGAAAGCGCTGCGGTTTTCACCCAAATACCCCTCCATACTTCCTCAGTTCTATTCCACAGAAGCTATTCTGGAGAACTCCCAGACGGCTTTCTACGCTCTCGATCTGACAAAGGAGGTCCACCCACACGATATCAATGAAGAGGATAACTTGGATCTCCTGCCTCTTTCTGTCGCCGAAGAAGACGGAACTTTACGTCATGTGGGCAGCGTGATTACAGCGCAAGATGACATCGTCCGCGATTCACTTAGCTATGAGGGACCGCGTGTGGTGACTTTTGCCAATATTCTCAAGACGGATACCTTTCCTCTAAGCGATATATCTGCTCACTTGCTGGATGCGGGGCACGCGGCATTGGGATGTCCCGTCGAAGCGGAGTTTGCCTGCAATATTTCAGATGATCCTGAAATAAAATCAGAATTCTGTCTACTTCAGGTGCGTCCCATGACCATCGATACGCTTGATCGTAACATCCAGCTAAAGACAATTGATGAGGACAGTATTGTATGTAGAAGCAGTCTGGCGCTCGGAAACGGAAGAATCGAAGACTTGAGCGACGTGGTGTTTGTGAAGCCTGCTGTGTTCGATACAGCCAAGACCGGTGAAATGGCCAGTGAGATTGCTGAGTTCAACCGGGAAATGCGAGGTAGAACACGATATCTCCTCATGGGACCGGGGCGCTGGGGTAGTGCCGACCCATGGCTTGGCATCCCTGTGAAATGGGATCATATTTCGCGGGTCAAAGTGATTGTTGAGGTAGGCTTGGAGGAGGTTCCTATCGATCCGTCATTCGGCAGCCATTTTTTCCAGAATGTTACCAGTTTTCATCTGGGCTACCTTACGGTAAGCCATAAAGGCGGACACGACTTTATCGACTGGGATTGGCTGGGTGATCAGCCGGTCTATCGTCAGTCACCGCTGGTGACATGGGTAAGACTGGAGAATCCTCTCTCAATCTGGATAGATGGGCAGACCGGCATGGCCGTGATCAGGGAATCGGTATCAATTCGGAAAGAAAACGGGCTGGCCTAA